One Balneolaceae bacterium genomic window carries:
- the meaB gene encoding methylmalonyl Co-A mutase-associated GTPase MeaB, with protein MSKPDKKSNSKFTDSINPNFRAQKSSLKSKKEFVDGIKTGNRTVLSQAITLIESTRGEYRKLGEEILEDCLEDTGNSIRIGITGVPGVGKSTFIESLGKKLLEEGKKLAVLTVDPSSSRSKGSILGDKTRMPELSAHKNAYVRPSPTGGTLGGVARKTREIILLCEAAGYDIIFVETVGVGQSETTVQSMVDFFLLLMLAGAGDELQGIKRGIMEMADMIAINKADEKNIEKANQAKQEYKNALSLFPAHESGWKPPVVTCSALERVGLEELWTEIQKYFTLTKENGYFESNRKEQSVFWMHEAIQGQLKETFFQDPKVEKELPVLEEKVAAGSISSFKAASEAFETI; from the coding sequence ATGTCAAAACCCGACAAAAAATCTAATTCCAAATTTACCGATTCCATCAACCCAAACTTTAGGGCACAAAAAAGTTCCCTGAAGAGTAAGAAGGAGTTTGTGGATGGAATAAAGACCGGCAATCGAACCGTACTTTCCCAGGCTATCACGCTGATTGAAAGCACTCGTGGTGAGTACCGTAAATTGGGCGAGGAGATCCTCGAAGATTGTCTTGAAGATACGGGAAATTCTATCCGGATTGGAATTACCGGTGTGCCGGGAGTGGGGAAAAGTACATTTATCGAAAGTCTTGGAAAGAAGCTGCTTGAGGAGGGCAAAAAGTTGGCAGTCCTCACGGTTGATCCCAGCAGCAGCCGATCCAAGGGTAGTATATTGGGTGATAAAACACGTATGCCGGAATTATCGGCACATAAAAATGCGTATGTCCGCCCCTCACCAACCGGCGGCACGTTAGGTGGTGTAGCACGAAAAACCCGCGAAATAATTTTGCTCTGTGAAGCGGCCGGTTACGATATCATTTTTGTTGAAACTGTGGGGGTGGGCCAATCCGAAACCACGGTACAGTCGATGGTCGATTTTTTTCTGCTGCTGATGCTCGCAGGTGCCGGGGATGAGTTACAGGGCATCAAGCGCGGCATTATGGAGATGGCAGATATGATTGCCATTAACAAAGCGGATGAAAAAAATATTGAGAAAGCAAACCAGGCGAAGCAGGAGTATAAAAATGCACTCTCCCTTTTTCCCGCCCACGAGTCAGGGTGGAAACCGCCTGTCGTTACCTGTTCAGCACTTGAAAGAGTTGGGCTTGAAGAGTTGTGGACTGAAATTCAAAAGTATTTTACCCTCACAAAAGAAAATGGCTATTTCGAATCAAACCGAAAAGAACAATCTGTATTTTGGATGCATGAGGCGATCCAGGGCCAACTGAAAGAGACTTTTTTCCAGGATCCAAAAGTTGAAAAAGAACTCCCCGTTTTAGAGGAAAAAGTTGCGGCCGGTTCCATCAGTTCTTTTAAGGCTGCATCGGAAGCTTTTGAAACTATTTGA
- a CDS encoding phosphatase domain-containing protein — translation MLKDLIIKAERRYDKVKYRVKSRLNLFNDVILFPYRGFGNQDDAFLRGRVLEKEEIIHGDKVVPNTLYYNLKKTWKRYASDEIPGVGVKGTLNGVEADSVSDHEGYFDLHFKDLQAMNLDDGWHDVELEITHMPFNLDFEPETIGEIFISKQINPFGIISDIDDTIIHTDIINKIQMVLNTIRYDSENRVAFEGVPELYRALTVDNENPLLFVSGSSYNLYEMLDTFCQLNGIPKAPFMLRDLGFGPSQWIRESSYSFKTKNIKKILEVYDRLSFILIGDSGEQDPEIYLNIHRKYPGRVKAIYIRHVHSDARRREIAEMTKDLDIPFLLMEDSHQALEHAESKGWVS, via the coding sequence ATGCTGAAAGATTTAATCATAAAAGCAGAGAGGAGATATGATAAGGTAAAATACAGGGTGAAGAGCAGGCTCAATCTATTTAACGACGTTATCCTGTTTCCATATCGCGGGTTTGGCAACCAGGACGATGCATTTCTTCGAGGGCGCGTGCTTGAGAAGGAGGAGATTATTCACGGTGATAAAGTTGTGCCAAATACGCTCTATTATAACCTGAAGAAAACATGGAAGCGATATGCCAGCGATGAAATTCCGGGCGTGGGTGTGAAGGGTACATTGAATGGAGTAGAGGCAGATTCCGTCAGTGATCATGAAGGCTATTTCGATCTTCATTTTAAAGATCTCCAAGCTATGAATCTTGATGATGGCTGGCATGATGTTGAATTAGAGATTACGCATATGCCGTTTAATCTGGATTTTGAACCGGAAACTATCGGCGAGATTTTCATCTCAAAACAAATAAATCCATTCGGCATAATTTCAGATATCGATGACACGATTATTCACACCGATATTATCAATAAAATTCAAATGGTATTGAATACAATTCGATACGATTCGGAAAATCGGGTGGCTTTTGAGGGGGTTCCCGAACTTTATCGGGCGCTGACCGTTGATAATGAAAATCCGCTTCTTTTTGTATCTGGCAGTTCGTACAACCTGTATGAAATGCTGGATACGTTTTGTCAGCTCAATGGTATTCCCAAAGCACCTTTTATGCTTCGTGATTTGGGATTTGGTCCAAGCCAGTGGATTAGGGAGAGCTCGTATTCTTTCAAAACCAAAAATATTAAAAAGATTCTGGAGGTTTACGATAGGTTGTCATTCATCCTGATTGGCGACAGTGGCGAACAAGACCCGGAGATTTACCTCAATATCCATAGAAAATATCCCGGCCGGGTGAAGGCGATATATATCCGCCATGTACACTCCGATGCCAGAAGGCGGGAGATCGCAGAGATGACAAAAGATCTGGATATTCCCTTTCTGTTGATGGAGGATTCTCATCAAGCGCTGGAGCATGCTGAGAGCAAGGGATGGGTTTCGTGA